From Cheilinus undulatus linkage group 18, ASM1832078v1, whole genome shotgun sequence, the proteins below share one genomic window:
- the rmnd1 gene encoding required for meiotic nuclear division protein 1 homolog isoform X1 — protein sequence MLHRSLWSRLGAQLLSERKPVFFCASASLSQSLQPHKYETKPRRTHSTFPGIISRTCHSDTFHHLQKYRKDVLPPVHGIKSLSNTEPGMLTTCRSGQTRFYSTNIVKSVFKTPLKPSWVPGKRVPKGPRTKQPSRANLPSQSEVQDMMQCIAYATADQYHLPTLCHDLISNDFYEMELPRDASNVLLISTDMAAKPDDDALIFFFREGSVVFWNVEEKTIKRVLRILEKHEIQPYEVALVHWENEEINYTIAEGSTRLQRGNIFLNDNMDQHDAVLEKFAFSNALCLSVKLAIWEVSLDDFVESIQSIPETLKSGRRVKLSSAEVMKKIGELFTLRHCINLRSDLLMTPDFYWDRENLEKLYEKTCQFLSINRRVNVVNEKLEHCTQLTDLMRSHLSEKHSLRLEWMIVILITIEVMFELAKMIF from the exons ATGCTTCATCGGTCGTTGTGGTCCAGACTGGGGGCTCAGCTGCTTTCAGAGAGGAAACCAGTCTTCTTCTGTGCCTCAGCCAGTCTCTCCCAGTCTCTCCAACCACACAAGTATGAAACCAAACCCAGGAGGACTCATTCCACTTTTCCTGGGATAATTTCAAGGACTTGTCATTCAGACACTTTTCACCACCTACAGAAGTACAGGAAGGATGTTCTGCCACCTGTACATGGAATTAAAAGTCTTAGCAACACTGAGCCTGGGATGCTGACAACATGTAGAAGTGGACAGACGCGGTTTTATTCAACCAACATTGTgaagtcagtttttaaaacgCCTTTAAAACCATCTTGGGTGCCTGGAAAAAGGGTTCCCAAAGGACCAAGAACGAAACAGCCCTCTAGAGCCAATCTGCCTTCCCAGAGTGAGGTCCAG GATATGATGCAGTGTATTGCCTATGCAACAGCAGATCAGTATCATTTGCCGACACTTTGCCATGACCTGATAAGCAATGACTTCTACGAGATGGAATTACCAAGAG ATGCCTCAAATGTGCTGCTGATAAGCACAGATATGGCTGCTAAACCAGATGATGACgctctcatcttcttcttcag GGAGGGCTCAGTTGTCTTCTGGAATGTAGAGGAGAAAACG ATTAAAAGGGTGTTGAGAATATTAGAAAAGCATGAGATCCAGCCCTATGAAGTAGCATTAGTCCACTGGGAGAATGAGGAGATTAACTACACTATTGCAGA GGGCAGTACCAGGCTTCAACGTGGCAACATTTTTCTGAATGACAACATGGACCAACATGATGCTGTTCTGGAGAAATTTGCTTTTTCTAATGCACTGTGCTTGTCAG TGAAGCTGGCTATATGGGAAGTGTCATTAGATGACTTTGTGGAGTCGATTCAATCTATACCAGAG ACGTTGAAGTCTGGCAGAAGAGTGAAGTTGTCCTCGGCAGAGGTCATGAAGAAGATTGGGGAGCTTTTCACATTAAG ACACTGTATAAACCTGAGGTCAGACCTGCTCATGACACCTGACTTCTACTGGGACCGAGAAAACCTGGAAAAACTCTACGAAAAAACCTGCCAGTTCCTCAGCATCAACCGCAGAGtcaat gTTGTGAATGAGAAGTTGGAACATTGTACACAGTTAACAGATCTGATGAGGAGCCATCTGAGTGAGAAGCACAGTTTAAGGTTGGAGTGGATGATAGTCATCCTCATTACTATTGAG gtTATGTTTGAACttgcaaaaatgattttctAA
- the rmnd1 gene encoding required for meiotic nuclear division protein 1 homolog isoform X2 codes for MLHRSLWSRLGAQLLSERKPVFFCASASLSQSLQPHKYETKPRRTHSTFPGIISRTCHSDTFHHLQKYRKDVLPPVHGIKSLSNTEPGMLTTCRSGQTRFYSTNIVKSVFKTPLKPSWVPGKRVPKGPRTKQPSRANLPSQSEVQDMMQCIAYATADQYHLPTLCHDLISNDFYEMELPRDASNVLLISTDMAAKPDDDALIFFFRGSTRLQRGNIFLNDNMDQHDAVLEKFAFSNALCLSVKLAIWEVSLDDFVESIQSIPETLKSGRRVKLSSAEVMKKIGELFTLRHCINLRSDLLMTPDFYWDRENLEKLYEKTCQFLSINRRVNVVNEKLEHCTQLTDLMRSHLSEKHSLRLEWMIVILITIEVMFELAKMIF; via the exons ATGCTTCATCGGTCGTTGTGGTCCAGACTGGGGGCTCAGCTGCTTTCAGAGAGGAAACCAGTCTTCTTCTGTGCCTCAGCCAGTCTCTCCCAGTCTCTCCAACCACACAAGTATGAAACCAAACCCAGGAGGACTCATTCCACTTTTCCTGGGATAATTTCAAGGACTTGTCATTCAGACACTTTTCACCACCTACAGAAGTACAGGAAGGATGTTCTGCCACCTGTACATGGAATTAAAAGTCTTAGCAACACTGAGCCTGGGATGCTGACAACATGTAGAAGTGGACAGACGCGGTTTTATTCAACCAACATTGTgaagtcagtttttaaaacgCCTTTAAAACCATCTTGGGTGCCTGGAAAAAGGGTTCCCAAAGGACCAAGAACGAAACAGCCCTCTAGAGCCAATCTGCCTTCCCAGAGTGAGGTCCAG GATATGATGCAGTGTATTGCCTATGCAACAGCAGATCAGTATCATTTGCCGACACTTTGCCATGACCTGATAAGCAATGACTTCTACGAGATGGAATTACCAAGAG ATGCCTCAAATGTGCTGCTGATAAGCACAGATATGGCTGCTAAACCAGATGATGACgctctcatcttcttcttcag GGGCAGTACCAGGCTTCAACGTGGCAACATTTTTCTGAATGACAACATGGACCAACATGATGCTGTTCTGGAGAAATTTGCTTTTTCTAATGCACTGTGCTTGTCAG TGAAGCTGGCTATATGGGAAGTGTCATTAGATGACTTTGTGGAGTCGATTCAATCTATACCAGAG ACGTTGAAGTCTGGCAGAAGAGTGAAGTTGTCCTCGGCAGAGGTCATGAAGAAGATTGGGGAGCTTTTCACATTAAG ACACTGTATAAACCTGAGGTCAGACCTGCTCATGACACCTGACTTCTACTGGGACCGAGAAAACCTGGAAAAACTCTACGAAAAAACCTGCCAGTTCCTCAGCATCAACCGCAGAGtcaat gTTGTGAATGAGAAGTTGGAACATTGTACACAGTTAACAGATCTGATGAGGAGCCATCTGAGTGAGAAGCACAGTTTAAGGTTGGAGTGGATGATAGTCATCCTCATTACTATTGAG gtTATGTTTGAACttgcaaaaatgattttctAA